AGGTGACAGCTACCGCCTGCGGGAAGCGGAACAGGCGCTCAAGAAGAAGCCGGTGCCCAAAGCTCGGCCGCCAAAAGCGTGATCGACGTGCGGTCCATTTTTCCGCGCTTCGTCAGGTCCGCCAACACTGTCCAGTCTCAGAGGGGAACCACCTCATCCCCACGGTGCCGCCGACGACGCGATCTCACGCGGCGCGGACTCGCGACGCGTCCTGACCGGGAGGAATCGGCACGCGAACGTGCTGCCGATTGCTCAACCGCAGCAGCACCTTCATGGAGTTCTCGAACTCCTCCATGGAGCGGACCTCGAAGATCCCTTCGGCCACCATCCGATTGAAGAGTTCCTCGCCGCGTGCGGTGCGCAAGATGGTGATCGTCCAGTCCATCGCCCCGACCCCGCCACAGGAAATGTCCGCCAGCTCGGCCGAAAAATCGCCGCAATGGTGGCATTCGGGCCGTGCGTACTCCTGCGCGGTCTTGAGCTTCATCTCCACGAGGCCGCCGTCCTTCTTGTAAATCAGGACCTTGCCCTTGACGTTGAATTTCTTGATCTCGGTGAGCGGAATTTCCAGCTCTTTCTCGATCTTCTCGACCATCAGGCCTTCGTAGGTGAATACTTCCGTGCAAAGAAGGCCGATGCTGAGGGCCACGCGCGTTCCGTACCCCTTCAGGAACTTGCTCTGCCGCTCGATGTGTTTCTCTTTCTTGCGGCCGTTGACGAGATACGACGCATCGACCAGCTGCATCTTCCGAACGGGCGTGATCTGACAAGGAACCCCGACGAACGCGACCTTCTCGACGCCGAGCCGGTCGGCGTCGGCGAGAGCGAGATTATTCGGACAATACGTGTACCAGGACCCGGCGCTCGTCATGAGTTCATCGACGCCGGTTACGAGCTTCGGCATGGGTTGCGCGGGTCGCTCCGGATCGGCGACGGAAACCGCCGCTCCGTCGATGACGCCGCGCTCGAACGCCCACCGCAACATCGCCGTCACGACGCCGCCGTCCTGCGCGCGCTCCCTGATCTCCGGCGCCACGGCCCGTGCCGCCACGATGCGGCGATACACGCCGAAAGCGCCCTTGTACGGCTGGTCTGGGCCATAGAGCAGATCGGCCAACTCGAACTCCCTCGGGTTCAGACGCGGGCAAACCTGCGCGCACACGTCGCAGCCGATACCCTCACTGATGCCGCAGTAGTCGAACGGAGCGCTCGCCTTGGCCACCTGTTTCGGCTTGCCGTCAACGTAGTCGATGACGTTGTGGGGACACACCAGGACGCACGAACCGCATTCGCAACAGCTACCGTACGCGACGACCTCGTTCATCATGGTCCTGAAGCTCGGGTTATGGGGCATTGCGGGACAATAGGTTGGCGCCGAGAGCGCTGTCAATTTCGACGGGTGCGGAAGCTCACCGGAGCCGCAGGAGCCGCGCAACCACGTCGACGGTCGCAACATCCGCCCCACGCCGTTTGAGCTCTCCGACAACGACCTGCGCCGCGACCTCGTCCGCTGTACCGGCGGCGTCGATCGCGAGGTGGGTCCGGATGCGTCGTCGCAGGAGCGCGGACGCGACATGCGCGATCCCGTGCTCGATGCCGGCACCGAACACGACGGCATCGCGGATGCCGGACGTCATGCGGAGAAACGCGCCGGAGTGCACGCCAAGATCGGGAGCGACTCCGCACCCGCTCTCCACAACCTCGTCCCCGGCTCCGAGCGGTGGAATGCCGTCGGGAAGCGCCAGCGCATCACGATCGCGACAGTGGGGGGGCGCACTCACCGCAGCGACGTATCCGTCCGCGTCGTGTCGACAGCGCACGCTGCCCCGACGGACCGCCGACGCGGTAGCGATCTCCAGGAGTCGAGCTCCGTTCCGTGCTGCCTCCATGCCCATAATCGGCCAGGAGCCGCCGATCCAGAGTTCGCGCTGGACGCACACGCCGACGAACAACGTCGCCCCGGGAAACATCAGTGCGACGGCTCGGCATGCCGGCGATTTCGGACCTCGAGCTGAATCGTGACGTGATGGATCCCGAAACGCTCCGCCAAGCGGTCGCTCATCTCCTCGAGGACGCCGTCGCTCGTCGTCGTGCCGTCGACGACCGCATGAGCCGACAGCGCGCAGTGACCGGTCGTCAGGCTCCAGACATGCAGGTCGTGGATTTCCATGGCACCCGGCACCGCCTCCAGGATCCGCCGCAGCTCCTCCAGATCGATATGCCGCGGCGCCGCCTCCATGAGCACGTCGACGGCCTCCCGGATGAGTCCAAAGGAACTCACGAGGATCAGAATCGCGATGATGACGCTCGCGACGGCGTCGGCGGCGTTCCACCCGGTGGTGAGGATCACCAGCCCGGACGCGATCACCCCGACGGAGCCCAGGAGATCCGAGAGCACATGGAGCAGCGCCCCGCGTACACTGACGTTGCTGCTGGCGGTCCCCGAAAGGATCCACGCGGAAACGAGATTGACTCCGAGACCGATCGTTGCGACGCCGAGCACCCCGGCCCCGTGCACCTCGGGCGGCTGCATCGCCCGCTGCCACGCTTCCCAGAACACCCCGAGTACGACCAGCCACAAGACGAGTCCGTTCACGAGCGCCACCAAGATCTCGGCCCGATGGTACCCGTAGGTCTTGTGCTCGGTCGCAGGCTGGTCGGCGATCCAGAGGCCGAACAGCCCCAAGCCGAGCGCAATCGCGTCGGTGAACATGTGCGCGGCGTCACTGACGAGCGCGAGGCTGTTCGTCATCCAGCCACCCATCACCTCGATCGCCATGAATCCGAGGGTCAACGTCAACGCAACCGAGAGCGCACGACGACCGGTCCGCCGCGCCAGGGAAGCCCGTGACGCCGATGAAGCGTCGCGAGTCTGCGAGGCATCCACGGGGTCATGACGATGCATCACGATCACCCTATCGGATCGACCGCCGCGATCTCAATGCGACGATTCAGGCTGCGCCTATTCGCCGGCGTACGTCATGAGTGAGAACACCTCGGGAGTGTCGAGGCGCTTACGGCCACGCAGGAACGCCAGCTCGATGATGAACGCGCAGCCCGCCACCTCGCCGTCGAGCCGACGGACGAGCTCGATCGCGGCCGATGCGGTCCCGCCGGTTGCCAGAAGATCATCGACGATGAGTACACGGCTCTTGTTGCCGAACGCGTCCCGATGGATCTCGAGCGTATCGCTGCCGTACTCCAGTTCGTACCGCGCCGCGTAGGTCTGGTGTGGCAGCTTTCCCGGCTTCCGCACGAGCGCCAAGCCGAGACCCAGGCGATAGGCCACTGCCGCGCCGATGATGAAGCCCCGAGATTCGATGCCCAGCACGATGTCGATCGCGCCGCGATAGCGGTCGGCAATGCGATCCACGACTTCCTGGAGGGCGCCTCCGGAGGCCAGCAGTGGCGTGATGTCCTTGAAGACGATGCCGGGCTTCGGAAAATCGGGAATGTCACGAACGTAGGTCTTGAGTTCCGCATCCGTCATGTCGGGCTGTCCTTTGCGCGCTGCACGGTCTGGCTGGGAAGGAAATAGATGGGGTTCCGTGCGACGTTGTCCTTTCGGATCTCGAAGTGCAAGTTCGGACCGGACGTTCGTCCACTGCGCCCCACCTTGGCGACCGGCTGACCTTGTCGGACTTTCGAACCCGCGCCTACGAGGTTTTCTTCGTTGTGCGCATAGACGGTCGCGTAGCCACCGGCATGCTGCACGATGATGACGTTCCCGTACCCCCGTAGCGTATCGCTGTAGATGACGTCACCGTCGCGGGACGCGCGGACGACCGTCCCCGGTGGCGCTCCGATGTCGATGCCGTCGTGAAAGCTCCGTCCGCGCGGGCCAAAATTCGACGTCAACGTTCCGCTCACGAGCGGCCAAATGAACACGCCGGCACCCTGCGGAAAGTCACCCGCCGGTGGCGGCTCGGTCACGGCATGCTCGGGAGTGATGAGGTTCACCGGGAGCGAGCGCCGTCCACCAGGCACGAAGATGCGCTGTCCGACCTCGAGACGACTCGCGTCCTCGATCGCGTTGGCGCGCGCGAGTTCCGTGTGCGCAATACCGTAGGCCTTACCGATCCGATAGAGATTCTCGCCGCGCCGAACGACGTGATAGACTCCGTCGCCTCTCGCTAGCGAGCTCGATCGTCCGTGCCCGATGCCGCAACCCGCAAGCGCCACCAGGACGAGACCGAGCCCAAGGCCCATCCACAATCGCTCCCGCCACTCCACCACACGAGCCTCCCGGGCTCCCCGAGCCCTACGCAGCTCTCGCTACTGCCGCCACCCGTAACGTCCCACCAGCTTCACGAATCGGCA
Above is a window of Deltaproteobacteria bacterium DNA encoding:
- a CDS encoding Coenzyme F420 hydrogenase/dehydrogenase, beta subunit C-terminal domain; translation: MMNEVVAYGSCCECGSCVLVCPHNVIDYVDGKPKQVAKASAPFDYCGISEGIGCDVCAQVCPRLNPREFELADLLYGPDQPYKGAFGVYRRIVAARAVAPEIRERAQDGGVVTAMLRWAFERGVIDGAAVSVADPERPAQPMPKLVTGVDELMTSAGSWYTYCPNNLALADADRLGVEKVAFVGVPCQITPVRKMQLVDASYLVNGRKKEKHIERQSKFLKGYGTRVALSIGLLCTEVFTYEGLMVEKIEKELEIPLTEIKKFNVKGKVLIYKKDGGLVEMKLKTAQEYARPECHHCGDFSAELADISCGGVGAMDWTITILRTARGEELFNRMVAEGIFEVRSMEEFENSMKVLLRLSNRQHVRVPIPPGQDASRVRAA
- a CDS encoding cation transporter, coding for MTLGFMAIEVMGGWMTNSLALVSDAAHMFTDAIALGLGLFGLWIADQPATEHKTYGYHRAEILVALVNGLVLWLVVLGVFWEAWQRAMQPPEVHGAGVLGVATIGLGVNLVSAWILSGTASSNVSVRGALLHVLSDLLGSVGVIASGLVILTTGWNAADAVASVIIAILILVSSFGLIREAVDVLMEAAPRHIDLEELRRILEAVPGAMEIHDLHVWSLTTGHCALSAHAVVDGTTTSDGVLEEMSDRLAERFGIHHVTIQLEVRNRRHAEPSH
- a CDS encoding peptidoglycan DD-metalloendopeptidase family protein; this encodes MGLGLGLVLVALAGCGIGHGRSSSLARGDGVYHVVRRGENLYRIGKAYGIAHTELARANAIEDASRLEVGQRIFVPGGRRSLPVNLITPEHAVTEPPPAGDFPQGAGVFIWPLVSGTLTSNFGPRGRSFHDGIDIGAPPGTVVRASRDGDVIYSDTLRGYGNVIIVQHAGGYATVYAHNEENLVGAGSKVRQGQPVAKVGRSGRTSGPNLHFEIRKDNVARNPIYFLPSQTVQRAKDSPT
- a CDS encoding adenine phosphoribosyltransferase, translated to MTDAELKTYVRDIPDFPKPGIVFKDITPLLASGGALQEVVDRIADRYRGAIDIVLGIESRGFIIGAAVAYRLGLGLALVRKPGKLPHQTYAARYELEYGSDTLEIHRDAFGNKSRVLIVDDLLATGGTASAAIELVRRLDGEVAGCAFIIELAFLRGRKRLDTPEVFSLMTYAGE